In Cherax quadricarinatus isolate ZL_2023a chromosome 1, ASM3850222v1, whole genome shotgun sequence, the DNA window GTATTTTATTCCATTAATCTTCATCCTACTCTTGGTGCTATTTTGATAAAAGAATGTAATGTATACTGTTTTTATGTTGTGAGAGCATATATTCTATAGATGAATATAGACAGACTGCCCTCTTTTACCCTCAACTCAAACACTGAATATTTTTAAAAGTACTGGACCACTTCGAGACACTTACCTGGTAAGTCATGAAAGCATCTACACAGAGAAGTAGCAGAGAGTTTCAAGCCTTCTTAGGACACCTTAGAATTATCTGCTAAACCACACTAGGGTAAAATACTCCACTTAATATATCCATTTAGGTGGTCTACTACTTAAATAATTTTTAACAATAAGATAATTGTGAGTTAAAGCAGACTCATAAATGGAAGTGCTACAGTCTGAGGGTAATCTAAATGTGAGTAGTGAGTACACTTCTGGCAAAatagtgattgactggtggtgaatgtgttttcttctttgcgtcaccctgccttggtgagaggtAAAACAATCATGTATTTAGATGTAAGCATTATGTAATCTATATTTTAAATGGAAATTTCTTGAGGTGTTATTAAGTTAACAAGTTTGAAGAAGAATAATTAGTACTAATGTTTGTTGCATGTTATATAGTTTTCTGTTATTTGTTTACACACTTTCTGCAATTGTTAATGTGGCATTTGTAGTACACACTCATTGTTGGAGGAGAGATGAATAATAATTTAAGTTGAATGGCTCATTGGTGGTAGAGCAGCAGGTGAAAATACTTGAAGTGTGCGTCTTGAGGGTTGTGTTTGCATTTAGTGGTACAGTAGCACTATTAGGTTTTggtgtaatcattattacttagtTTTCCTGTGTGTTTCCTTGTAATTAGGTTTTAATTTGCTAAATGCATGCTTGCTGCTCTCTCATTAtgcatgtttttttttcctttgctTTTATTTTAGAGTCAAGAAATGGGTGTTAAAACATTGGTTGATCTAGATGACCAAGGAAGTGAGTATGTATTTTTATAGGTGCTTGTAGCTTAATTTTCATGCCTTAAGAATAAgtttttattattatgctaaaGCTTTGAGTAATTTTGTTGCATTACTTGTGCATCTGCTAATAAGTTATAGATTTTAACAATGAAAGTGATAATTGTATTTATTTTGTTTACTTGATTCACTCATTTTTCTATAATAAATCTGAAATACGGGATCACTTTTGACTAAGCCAAATTAATTAATATATTTCATAGTATTTATTTCATTAGAAGtagttttattaatattattcctTTATAGACAAAAATAATATGTATTAAGCATATTCTCTTTATTAGTTACATGAAGTTCATTGTTCAGCAGGAATGGAGTTTCTGGAAAAGATGTTTACTGTGTGCACATTTATTTCGTGAATTTCTCATTGAATCCCTAGCAAACCTTGTTTTACAATTAGAATATACTATTATTAAGACAAATAAGTGCACATTGCTTGAACTGTTTTAATAATCCTCAGAACAACTGGACCGCATTGAGGAAGGTATGGATCAGATTAATGCCGACATGAAGGAAGCCGAGAAAAATCTGACTGGAATGGAAAAGTGCTGCGGTCTTTGTGTCTTGCCATGCAACAAGTGAGTCTTCTTGTGCATTTTGAACATAATTGCATCCATCTTACTTATTCCAAGGGTATTCTATATTATATTTTATGTTCTTCATATTTGAAacacagtacagtgtatgcacaTAATTCTTTATATAAAGTTATAGTTTAAAATGAACATTGATAGAAATAAATAGATTATTAGAAAATAGTACAAATTACTGTGTTCATGAAGAATATCAGGAAATTTTGGACAGATAATTTTAGCAGTCAGCTGACATGCAGAATATGAGCATCACACAGATCATTAAAAAGTTGACACATTCTCTGATTTTTATTCCAGAACGTAAGTTCTTTCCTTGATTGTGCTCCAAGTTAAGAATCAGGGACTGTGAGAACGGTAACTGTGCAAGGTAATGGCCATCATCAAACGTGAGATTAACATTTCTGGAAATGTCTCACACAATCTTGTTGAAACCAGACATCCTGTTGCAGTTCCTTCTGCTGTAGTTCAGGAGTCAGGAAATCACTGAGCATGGCACATTAGCATTCAGAGTTGCCTGTGACCATTTGTTCGTTCTCCTCCAAGAAGCAGAGTCAAAGGATTAAATTAAGGGACACTGCCGCTTAAACTTTTAACTCTTGTGGAGTGTTCTCCCATGAACTTCCTAATGGTTAATGATGgcccaaaaaaataaaaattttgctGACACCCCCATACTGACAATTGTGCTTTATCACTTTTATCACCAGTTTTGACAGGAGCTCCAGGTTCATATCCATGACTCACAAAGTTCCATGTATTGCTTGGACCTTGCTTGGTTTGTGGGTATACCAATTACTCTCCTTGTCAATGGCTATGATGCTACGTTAAAAGTCCGAGGTTGCGACTGTGGACTGTATTCGGAAAGCACATTCTAGATGATCAATGTAGTCGCAACATGTCTGCTTCCAACTTAAAATGCTTCATTAATATTTTGGTAGTTAACCTACACTATAAGTGCACTTGCTGAAGATATGAGTGTGCTTGTGTTAACTCTACCACATTATTCACCAAGTGCAAACTGACAAAATGAATACCACGATACATGTTGATAGTGCCAGTTGGTAGCATTTGTGTTTTGATTATATTGATAAGGGTGTGTGCATCTGCTGAATATGGCCCTATCGACTGCTTTTTGTTTCACTCTTTTTCACTCAAATCTTTGCCTTGGTTAATTATCTACAGCCTTTTCATGTTGCAAAAGACAGTAGATATGGAAACCCATTATTTAATGTATTGCTTTTGCCCTGCTATCATATTATTATATATCAATTCAAATTTCAAAGTTTTGGCTATCTGCTGCTTTTTGTTTCACTCAGATATTAGCATTTTTTCACAATCTACAGCATTTTCAAATTGTATAAAGTGTTATGGGACACCCTCTACACGGGTGTGGATCATTATGGAATGTGATATCTATCATTGCTTGCGACTCAGAGTCCTGCACCCCATCTGACTCGACCTTTACATGCCAATttcaaaccattttttttttttcttttcatgaACGAAAACTTTTTTATTAACTTAATGTAGATATTTAAGGCTTGAAATTAGGCGAGGCATGGATTGTTAAGGTTTTAGTGCGTGTAAGAGCTATTGGCACCATTACATAGTTCATAGTTGATACTTATAGTAAATATTAGCCTATTAGATGAGAGCACTTTCTGCAGATCATCACAGTTTAAAGAAGATGAATCAACCTGGAAAGGCAAGGAGGATGGTGTAGTGAGCTCACAACCTCAGCGAGTAATGGACGACCGTAATGGATTAGGTGCATCTGGTGGATACATCGGACGGTAATTTATATTTAACAATTGTAAGAATTTATCTAACTCTCAAAACTATAGCAGGCTAGTGTTACTTCTTTTCTTTGCATGATTATTTCACAAACTTGACTGAAAGTAGTATTGCATGATTCTTTCCTATTTCATTGCTCTTGTTTATTTTCATTCACTGTTTTTTCCCACATTGCATATTTTCCTGTGATCTAAATAACACTGCTGAATTTGAGTAACCTATAATGCAATTCATGTCATTTGAAATACTTAGCAGTGTGTTATGAATCATTATATATTTTCTAATTGGACAACATTTACACAGCATTAGTAATGATGCTCGTGAAGATGAGATGGAGGACAACATGGGCCAGGTCAACACCATGATTGGCAACCTACGTAACATGGCTATCGATATGGGCTCTGAAATAGAAAACCAGAATAGACAAATTACCAGAATCAATGCCAAGGTATGTAATCCACAGCTTATtccatattattttatataaaaaaatttagTATATATAATAGTCTTTCATGATTTTCAGCTTTTCCAAAAGAAAATATCATGCAGCAAAAAAGCTACGAGTGTAGATTAATTTTTTCTGTCATATTGGGAAATACTGTAGGAAGGATAGCCAATACATGGGCCCTCCACGGACCTGAAGAGCAAGTCAACCAAGTTATTTATAAGGTGAAATACATTAACAATCTTTCCATAATAGAAAATATTGAAGCAAGTTGTTATACATAAGCAATATGCACTGAGTGTAGACTGCAGTACAGTACCACCAAGAGAACATTTGTCTCTTAATTCTCTTTATTAGCCAGATATACTGGTCATTTTTTTGTACGATTTAAATAGAAAAAAAGATAAATACTGATATTTGGAAATTTGTACTAGTCTACCGTTGTAACAGAAAAAGATCAGGAGATTTGTAAATGGAATCTCTGTCTTGTGTCTTAGCTTTCATTTTTGTGTAAGTTTATTCTACATAAACATGAGAATgatgtgaatgtagaagacacaTTAATGCCTAAATCTGAAGTAGAGTTAAAAGTGAAAGGCCATGGGATACATGAAACTGTGAAACTTAAGAaatctcaagagtaaacaaagagTAGAACTTTGCATAGGTACTTGTCCACGTCAATAATGTGAAAGTAAGAATGCATTAACATTCATTATAATGGAAAATTCTCAGCTTTTGGTAACCCTAATCTTGATTTCATTGATAGTATGTAAAATTTTACGTAACCTTtgcttttttctctcattataggGCACCTCCAACGTGACTCATGTTACTGAAGCTAATGAGAAAGCTGGCAAACTTCTTAAATCATAAATCCAGAGATATGCATTTTCTTCTCATTTATTTATTAAAATAAATGGAGGTACCTTTCAGAAGTAAAATCAAGTTGGTAATTTTAAGTAGAAAATATCGTCTCTGCAAGAGTAATATGAACAATTGTAGTATTTGCTAGAAATTTGTTATACCAACTGCTCTATACTATTTGATTATAGCACTGCTAGTAATGCGAGTTTAAAACTTCATATATACACACTGCATTTTTTAAAGCTAGTAGTAACAATAAAAGTAGTGCAGCAGAAAATTTGAAGCATCAGGGAGAAACAGGACTAAGATATATACAGTAGTACCTGTACTTTGCATCAGTAGATTACTGGAGCTAGCTATTATCTCATGAAATGGGCAGCACATAGAAACACCTTGAACTAGCTAAATTGTATATTGGCGAAACTTTATAAGGTACGGTACTAATATTTTTTAAGATATTAAAATTTAACACAAAGGTATTTTTTAAAATGTTGCTTTTTTACCAGTGTATTTCATGCATCTTTAGAAATTTGCATGATCTTAATCTACAGACCCTGCATAACTTGTGTTGAATTATCAGTGAGAATATTCATCTTGGTAGGGGATTGATTGACAGCAACAGTCCAGGGAAGTACTGCTGTACTATTATGTATGAGAGAAAGGAAGCTTGTTGAATATTTTGTTCTGACAGAATTGCTGCTTTTTTCTATGTCTGATGATCATGTATGGCTGGACTCAATAACTCAACCTTACATGCATTATACACTTAATGCATTTACTCTCTTACTGTACCTAATGCGTTTACTCTCTTACTGTACCTCTTTTTTAAATCTGTTTCTCAAAACTAACATTTTTTTCCAGTTCCTTGGGGAAAGCAGGTTAAAAAATCTTCCTCCATAGTCATGCAAGTTGTAGGTGATGAAATTGCCTAAGACAAGGGCTGGTTACCCTTATTCCTGCAACTAATAACAaaacaagattaaaaaaaaaagtgttgaaaTTTGGTCATTTGGCTTTTAGTGAATGTATTGTGGATGTAAAGAGAAGACTGATTGCTTTTGTTTTGAAAATAAGTGCTGAGAGATACAAAGTTAAAAGGGTTAGAAGAGTTTGGATGAGAAAGAATCAAAAGGGATTAAGTTTAGTTTATCTGAGAGTACAATCGAAAGATTGTGGTTTTGTGAAAATACTTTTCAATAATTGGCTGTGGAAAGTCTGTTTATTGTAGTTCTGTTTTTCTACAGTACATTTTGCTCTCCTAAGGGAACTATTTCAGTAGTATGTCGATTTTGAACTAGTCCCTCCAGGATATTCCACATGAAAATCATGGTAGATCTTTCTTGCCTTTATTCTGTGGGGAAGTTTagctgttcccagtaattaagtgGCTGAATTGATACTCTATAAAAGTTCTTCGTGGTCTCCAGATCTGCAACTTTGCTTGCTTTTGGTGTGGTGGGAATCTAAGACTGCAGTGCTGGGACATTTAATAGCAGACTTGCAAAACTTACTATTTCAATATAACCCATATTCAATAACTTTCTTgaaagaataaaaagtcacaatatccCGTCCCCTCCCATATATACATCCTGGCCTTTTCTAATTTTCTTGCCTCATTGTGATTTAACAGTTGTCCAAGATAAACCAAAAGATTATCATAAGTTTCTCTTCTAAGTTTGTTTTTTAGTGAAAACTTTCTTTTTGTTAACATTCATCTGTTAAAAACAAAGGAAAAAAAACTCCTTTCGTAAATGCCCTCACAGAAGCAAACGTCATTTTTGGAGCTTTTCTAGAAAACCATTCAAGGGTTTCATGAACAACAAAATCtagacacctttttttttttttttaacacactggccatctcccaccaagacaggatGACCTGAAAAATAAGAAA includes these proteins:
- the LOC128686660 gene encoding synaptosomal-associated protein 25 isoform X6 — protein: MGDVALEPRSDLQELQFKANQQTDETLESTRRMLSLCEESQDAGAKTLYMLGEQGEQLDRIEEGMDQINADMKEAEKNLTGMEKCCGLCVLPCNKSSQFKEDESTWKGKEDGVVSSQPQRVMDDRNGLGASGGYIGRISNDAREDEMEDNMGQVNTMIGNLRNMAIDMGSEIENQNRQITRINAKAGSNTARVNMANERAGSLLKNA
- the LOC128686660 gene encoding synaptosomal-associated protein 25 isoform X7; protein product: MGDVALEPRSDLQELQFKANQQTDETLESTRRMLSLCEESKEAGIRTLVALDDQGEQLDRIEEGMDQINADMKEAEKNLTGMEKCCGLCVLPCNKSSQFKEDESTWKGKEDGVVSSQPQRVMDDRNGLGASGGYIGRISNDAREDEMEDNMGQVNTMIGNLRNMAIDMGSEIENQNRQITRINAKAGSNTARVNMANERAGSLLKNA
- the LOC128686660 gene encoding synaptosomal-associated protein 25 isoform X5 — encoded protein: MATETMGDVALEPRSDLQELQFKANQQTDETLESTRRMLSLCEESKEAGIRTLVALDDQGEQLDRIEEGMDQINADMKEAEKNLTGMEKCCGLCVLPCNKSSQFKEDESTWKGKEDGVVSSQPQRVMDDRNGLGASGGYIGRISNDAREDEMEDNMGQVNTMIGNLRNMAIDMGSEIENQNRQITRINAKGTSNVTHVTEANEKAGKLLKS
- the LOC128686660 gene encoding synaptosomal-associated protein 25 isoform X3; its protein translation is MATETMGDVALEPRSDLQELQFKANQQTDETLESTRRMLSLCEESKEAGIRTLVALDDQGEQLDRIEEGMDQINADMKEAEKNLTGMEKCCGLCVLPCNKSSQFKEDESTWKGKEDGVVSSQPQRVMDDRNGLGASGGYIGRISNDAREDEMEDNMGQVNTMIGNLRNMAIDMGSEIENQNRQITRINAKAGSNTARVNMANERAGSLLKNA
- the LOC128686660 gene encoding synaptosomal-associated protein 25 isoform X4, with protein sequence MATETMGDVALEPRSDLQELQFKANQQTDETLESTRRMLSLCEESQDAGAKTLYMLGEQGEQLDRIEEGMDQINADMKEAEKNLTGMEKCCGLCVLPCNKSSQFKEDESTWKGKEDGVVSSQPQRVMDDRNGLGASGGYIGRISNDAREDEMEDNMGQVNTMIGNLRNMAIDMGSEIENQNRQITRINAKGTSNVTHVTEANEKAGKLLKS
- the LOC128686660 gene encoding synaptosomal-associated protein 25 isoform X2, with the protein product MATETMGDVALEPRSDLQELQFKANQQTDETLESTRRMLSLCEESQDAGAKTLYMLGEQGEQLDRIEEGMDQINADMKEAEKNLTGMEKCCGLCVLPCNKSSQFKEDESTWKGKEDGVVSSQPQRVMDDRNGLGASGGYIGRISNDAREDEMEDNMGQVNTMIGNLRNMAIDMGSEIENQNRQITRINAKAGSNTARVNMANERAGSLLKNA